Within the Novosphingobium sp. SL115 genome, the region TTGGCGACATGGATGAACCCCATTTCGGCGGACGAATTGTTTTACGCGCAAAAAAAGCTCACCCTTGGCGGCAGCATGGTGAAAACCGGAGCCGCGTTCAACGACAGCGCGCTGTTGTCTGAGGGCGATCTCGACCAGTACCGTGTGCTGCACTTTGCCACCCACGGTCTTGTCACCGCACCGCGTGCGGATTGCCCGGCGCGGCCGGCGCTGGTGACCAGCTTCGGTACGGCAGGATCTGACGGGTTGCTGTCGTTCCGCGAAATCTTCGATTTGAAGCTGAATGCCGATCTGGTGATCCTGTCAGCTTGCGATACGGCGGGTATGGCGACCGTATCGGCGAGTCGGGAGGCTGGGGTGACCAGCGGCGGAAATTACGCCCTGGATGGACTGGTGCGTGCCTTTGTGGGGGCGGGCGCGCGGTCTGTTATTGCCAGCCACTGGCCGGTGCCGGACGATTTTGACGCAACCAAGCGGCTGATCGGCGGGGTGATCGAATCAACGCCGGGGCAGGAACTGGCTGGCGCGTTAGGGGCCGCGCAGGAAAAGCTGATGGATGACCCCAATACATCGCATCCGTTCTATTGGGCGGCATTCATCATTCTGGGCGACGGGGCAAAGCCGCTGGTGGCGGGCAAATCCATGGGGGCGACAACCAGCCCGGTTCGATAACCGTCGACCCTTTTCCGTTTACGTAGAAGCACGCAGTCCGCGGGTCACAACACCAGCAGACTGAATTTGCTGGTTGATGCTCCGTCCTGTCTTTCAGGAAACCGGAGCAGGACAATGTGGCTTGAACGTGATGCACAAATCGGTGGCCCGGATTGGTTCTCGGCCAATCAGGGCGTGCAAATTGCAGCGAACTATCGCCGTGGCGTGCTACGTGCGAAGGTCAATGTGCAGCGCCTGACCTGTCAGACCGCCATGCTGGACTGCATGGACAGGCCACAGCCCGGAACTCTGATCTGGCTCACCCTGAGCGGTCTTGAGGCGCGTAGCGCCATGGTCGAAAGTTGCGAAGGCTTTCGGATGACGATCCGCTTTGTGGAGCCGTTCCACCCTGCTGTAAGAGACGCGATCCTTGGTGGAACCATTCGCGCCTATCACTGAGTAGCCCCTAGATTTCTGGACGCCTTCGATCCTACGTTTGAGGACAGGAGGCGACGATGGGGAAGCCCAATTTCAGTGATGAGTTCAAGCGTGATGCGGTGGCCCAGATCACCGAACGCGGATATCCTGTAGCCGAGGTCTCGCAGCGGCTCGGCGTCAGCCAGCATTCGCTGTATGCCTGGAAGCGGCAGTTGGCCCGACAGGTGTCCGGCGATGCCGGCAAGGATGCCGAGATCCGCCAGCTGAAGCGCGAGCTGGCCCGGGTGACCGAGGAGCGCGACATCCTAAAAAAAGCCACCGCGTATTTCGCTCGAGATGCAAAGTGAGATACGCGTTCATTGCCGAGCATCGCGATCGTTTTGGCGTGCGGGCAATGTGCCGCTGCCTCGCCGTGCAGCCCAGCGGTTTCTATGCCTGGCATCTTCCCGAGCCCGCTGAGCCAGCGGGCTCGGGAAGATGCCCGGCAGACCGATCTTATCCGCAAAGCCTGGAACGACAGCGGGAGGGTCTATGGCTATCGCAAGCTGCACGACGATCTTCTGGATCACGGCGAGACCTGCTGCCCCAACCGCGTTGCGCGGTTGACCAGGCTGGCGGGTATCAGGGCCCAGGTCGGCTACAAGCGCCGGCCTGGCAGCTACGGTGGCAAGCCGTCCCTGGCGATCGACAACACGCTGGATCGCCAGTTCGACGTGGCTGCGCCAGACCGAGCCTGGGTGACAGACATTACCTACATCCGCACCCTGGAGGGCTTTGCCTATCTGGCTGTCGTGATCGACCTCTATTCCCGCCGGGTGGTGGGTTGGTCGATGCAAAGCCGGCAGACTACCGATGTGGTGCTGCAGGCGCTGCACATGGCGGTATGGCGGCGCAAGCCGAAGCAGCGAGTGCTGATCCATTCGGATCAGGGCTCGCAGTTCACCAGCATGGACTGGGCTGCCTTCATCCGGGTTCACAATCTTGAGCACTCGATGAGCCGACGCGGCAACTGCCATGACAATGCCGTCGCCGAGAGCTTCTTCTCGTCGCTCAAGCGCGAACGCATCCGGCGCCGGACATACAAAACACGCGAGGAAGCCCGGCAGGACGTGTTCGATTACGTCGAGATGTTCTACAACCCCGTGCGCAAGCAGTTCAGGAACGGGATGCTGTCGCCCGCCGAGTTCGAACGGCAGCAGATTTTGAAAGCGGAAGGCGTCTAGAAAACTAGGGGCTACTCAGCGGACAAGATCCGTGGCTGGTAAACCGGCCCAGCCTGAAGCCCGCGTTGGCGCAGTGCGAGGCGAACCTTGCCAATATTGTGCGCACGCAGGCTGAGGCTGAGGCGCTGCAGGCCGCTGTCAACGAAGACGAAGAGTGGCGCACCGCCGCAAATGCCCAAAGGAGCGACTTGGCCCATGAACAGGATCTTTCGCGTGCGCTGGATGCTGGGCGCAGCTTTGCTGACACAGATTCTGACGTGCAAGCCTGCACCGGTGCCGTGACGTATGCCGTGGCGGCACATAACTGGGCGCAGACGCTGGATGCTTCAGTAATACGGGAAACTTCTGCCGATACGGAGGTTTCTCAAGTCTCCGATTGAACAGACTGAATAACGTGAAATCGACTCTTGGATAAATAATGGCAAGATAACATCTGCGCCTTTTGATTCTGGGGGAGGTTTTATGAGCTATACGCCGTTTTTCACTACCGATGGTAAGCTGGACGATGCGTCGAAAGCAGATGTCGAGGCAATGCTTCAAAGGCTGTCCAGGGCCGACAATCCAAAGTTGATGCTATTCGTCCACGGCGGACTTGTGAATACGATGGCTGGCTGGATGTCGGCATCAGAATTTGCCGGACGCATGGCACCTTTACAGCGTGAGGGGTGGGAGATCGGTTCACCCATCTGGCGAAGCGGGTTGGGGGAGACGATCCGGATCAACCAAGATGAACTGGCGCAAGAGTCCCTTTTCGTCAGGATAGTCCTTCGACTGATCGAATGGCTTGACCGCAAGCTGGGCCTGGGCGTTGTGGACCGGGCTTTCATCGACAATGGCGACGTTAACGCCGCTATAACCGCGTTGAACGCAGCACCACAGCCAGAGGCAGAGGCGGTTGAGGTTCGTCTTGGATCATCCGAAGGCGAACTTGAGCGAGCGCAGAATGTCGAAGCTTTAAGCGATCAGCACCTGGAAAATACCGATCTGGCGCAAATGCTGTTGGACGACAGTGAATTTGTAGCTGCGGTAATACCGGGCTTGTCCATGATCGATGCCGATGTGCGTGAAAGGGTTGATGCTGCGCGCGTATTCGGCATGGCCAGATCGCGCCATCCGGTTGGCGTAAGCGCACCCGCAGCATATGCCGTTTCATTAAGCGTGGTACGTGCTGGCTATCGGGTCTTGAAACGCCTGGTGCAAGACCGCGACCATGGCCTTGGGCCGACCATCGTGGAAGAAGTGATCGGAGCCCTGTATCTGGATCAGGTAGGGGCTGCTGCCTGGAAGCTGATGAAAGATGATGCACGGCAGCATTTCGATGCTGGCGGTGCGGGCAGGCTTGTGTTTCGAACCCTTGCCGAAATTGCCCGAACCGGCAAGCTAGTGCGGTTAATAACGGTGGGGCATAGTGCAGGTTCGGTCTTTGCAGCCGCCCAAGCTGATTACGCGGCAGAGGCGCCCGCAAATTTGACGATGGACAACATCTTCCTTGCGCCTGCGGTACGGATTGATGAAGCGTCAGAAAAGCTGGGCAGCGGTCGAGCTGATGGGCTTCGTATCTTTACCATGGACGATGCGCATGAGCGGGCGAACCATCTTGACGGCACAATATTCGGGAAAATCTATCAGCGTTCGTTGCTGTATCTGATTTCCGGGGTTCTGGAACGGGGCACACGCTCGCGCTACACCGATGCTCCCTTGGTTGGCCTGCAGCGGCACCTGATGCCGAAATACCGCCCCACGCGTGAGGAGCGTCGCGAGCTGGATGCTTTCAAAGGATGGCTTGGCGCGACGAACGATGGCCTCATCTATTCCCCATCGCCGACGGAAAACGGACCGGGGCGTCGGGCTTTTGCCAGTGTCCATGGCGGTTTCTGGCGCGATGATGCCGTTGTTGAAAGCATTCTCTGGATTGCGCGGAACGGATTCAATGGGTGATCTGGGTGTGACCTGGCGTCGGCGCGTATCAAAAATGCGCTGACCGTTAGATCGGGGTGAGGGCGGGCACACCGCTGTCGCCGCCGAAAGTGGCTGTGCCGGACTGCATGAAGACCTGTCTGCCAGTACCTTCGTGGCTGTCAGCAATTTTGATGTGCAGGCCTGCACGCTGCCGTGATCTGGGCAGTGAGTGCTTAAAACTGGTCGCAGCCTTTGCTCCAGCCAGACGGCGGCGCCTTGCCAGACAGACAATTTGCGAGAAGGCACGACGGACCGCACCAGATCGTCCCGGTGCAGACCTTACGGTTTATCCTTCTAGGTAGATATCGGGCATTGCCTGGATAGCCATATCGAGCCTGTCCAAAGCCTGAGCAATGTTGACGCCCACAAATGGCAAATTCAGATCGTCCGCCATGGCCAGCGCGTATTGCAGTACTGCGCCGAGTCCTTCTTTGGTCGGAAATTCGGCGAAAGTTTCGCCCGCATTGGCATGCGGCTGAATGGTCGATAGTATAGTCATGTGTCCCCTACGGACTGGCTTGCACGTAACTCTAAAACGCACAGGATGGCAGTTCCCTTCGAGCAAACAGCCGAAACGGCACAACGTTCCCAAAGTCCGAGAAGGCGGGGGCAAACTTGAATGTCAGGTGCCGCGATCCAGCGACAGATTGACGCGAACCGGCTTGCCCGCATTGCTGATCAACGGGGCAGCCATAAGAATGGCTCCTGCGGCCAGAACTTCAGCCACTTCCGCGCGGATCGCATCCATCCCGCGCGATTCGACGGCAGGTTGATCGTCAAACCAAAGCGCTAATGCTTCTGTTGCCCCATGCGCTGTCATCGTCCTTGTGAACCACGCCAATGAAGGTTTTCATTTTTCTTCCCTTGGCGTGGATCGGGTCAGATCCGGCCCGTCACTTTGGCAATTGAACGGGTGGTGCCCTGCGGCACGTTGTGCTTGTGGTCGGGGGCCGATAACTGGGACGAAGCCGCCGTTCTGAAGTAACCCGTCGACCGGCAATTTTAGCCGAGAGCCGACGTCATATGATGAAGTGTAGGGCGGCCACATCGACGGGCCCGGGCATACCGTGCTGAAGCCGGTCGTATGTCGCCATCTCCACGAGCTGACCTGCGTTCATCAGTGTTAGGCAATGCGCCTTCAGGCGCCGTCACCTTCTTGATCAGAATAGAACCGAATTCCTTGAAGACGTGCCGTTCCATCCGTTCGAGAATCTGACGTGCATAGTGCGGCGCACGATTCGACGTCGCTTCGCCATGCCACTCGCGTGCCACCCGTTCGAAGGAATCGAGTTCTTCCTGCCGGAGGGCTACTTTCTTTTGATGCCGATCGACTAACGGATCGAGATCCCTTTCGACGAGGGACAAGGCCTCGTTGCGGGCGTTCCTGGCATCGACCAAGGAGCCCAGAACGAACTGCTTCTGCTTTCCGGCAAACCGGTAGCGAAAGCGCCAAGACTTTGTCCCGCCCGATAGAACGTGTAAATACAGGTTGCCGCCGTCCGAAAGCCGAAGCTCCCGTTCTCCGGACTTTGCGTTCTTGCAGGCCTTGTCTGTCAGCGCCATTCGATACCACCAAAGATGCCATCAAACTGATGGCACAGGGCTGATAGTCGCCGAAATACAATGATAAAAGGATGGACTAAAATATACCGATATCAGCCACTTCTTGCGGTGTATGCGATGCACCGAGAAGTTGAAGTGGCTCCCTGAGTAGGATTCGAACCTACGACCAAGTGATTAACAGTCACCTACTCTACCGCTGAGCTATCAGGGAGCAGCCTCGGTTGCCCGGGGCAGGAGCGCGCTAATAACAGGCCAATTTGGTTTGGCAAGCACCTGTTTTCAAATTTTTCGTCAGACCATGAATTGTTCGGCGAAAATCCGGTCTTCCAGGCTTTGGCCACGGTCGAACATCAGGGTCAGGCGATGCTCTGGCCATGCCTTCACCCGAACTTCGCGCACATCACGCACTTCTTTCTGGTCGGCCACGACCAGAACGGGGCGTTTGACCGATTCCAGCGCGCGAAAAACGATCTCGTATGATTCGGGCAGAATCGCACCGCGCCAGCGCCGGGGGCGGAACGGGCTGATCGGGGTCAACGCCAGCATGTTGGAAGACAGCGGAAGGATAGGACCGTTGGCTGACAGGTTGTAGGCGGTTGATCCCGCAGGCGTAGCCACCAGCACCCCGTCACAGGCGAGTTCGGGCATGCGCACTTTGCCGTTGACGCTGACTTCCAGTTTTGCGGTCTGGCGGGTTTCGCGCAGGATCGACACTTCGTTGATGGCACAGAACGATTGCACATCGCCTGCATTGGTCGTGGCGATCATGCGTAAGGGGGAGACGGCGATCTGCGTGGCCCTTGCCATGCGTTCCTCGATCGACCGGCCAGACCGATACTTGTTCATCAGGAAGCCGACTGTGCCAAGGTTCAGCCCGAAGGCCGGAATGATATGGTCGATGTCGATCATGGTGTGCAGCGTTTGCAGCATGAAGCCATCCCCACCGATCACCACGGCGGCATCGGCATCTTCAAGCGCCACCCATTCGCGCGTCTTGGCAAGGGCGTCACATGCTTCCTGCGCCCGGTCGGTTGGCGATGCGAGCAGGGCGAGGCGGGCAAATTCAGGCGCAAAATCGGGCATGGACGGCAGTCCCCGGAAATTCATGTGTATCGGCAGATATGGGGCGCAGGATGCGGGCGCAATGCACAAAAGGCAGGGCAGCGCGCTAACAGGAACTCTTTGGCAAGGTTAGGGTGCTATGCCCGAACGATGGGGTCGATCGACATCAATACCAGCAGTTCTGGCAATGGCTCAACGCACAAGCGTGACAGGTTGACCGGCTTGCCTGGCGCGCAGGAAGCCCGTGACTGGCTGGACTATGCAGGCGGGGCGGGTTTCGTTCATGCCATGCTGGTCGGGCTGCACCGTTTCCGGTCGGTCAATCTTGCCTATGGCAAGACCGGTGGCGATCTGGCGTTGGCCGAAATTGCCCGTCGCATTGCCGATTTCGCGCGCGAGGAACTGGGCCGCGACGTGCTGGTTGCGCGGATCGGCGGCGGTGAATTTCTGGTGGCCAGTAGTGGCACGTTAAGCCGGGAGCGCTGGCAATGGCTGGCCGAAGCGCTGGTGCGCACAGTGGGCCGCGCCATGCCGATGTATGGAGATGTGCTGCATCTGGTGCCGCGTGTTGCCATGCTGCGCGGTCAGCCCGGAGAGGGTGGGGCGGATCTGCTGGATAGACTGGATCAGGCGCTTGACGCCTTGCAGCAACAGGCCGGGCGGCGGATCATCTGGGCCGATGGCTCGCACCGGGCACGCGGGCGCAGCGCGGCGCGGCTTGAGGCTGACCTGATCGGCGCAATGACGCGGGACGAGATCGGGTTAGTGTTTCAGCCACAGTATCACGTTGCCAATGGGCAGCTTGCCGGGGTGGAAGCGCTGGCGCGTTGGGACCATCCGCAACTGGGCCGGATCGGGGCGGACACGCTGTTTGCCATTGCCGAACGGGGCGACCATGTGGCCCAGCTATCGCGGCACATTGCACGCCGTGCGCTGGGCTGTGCAGCGCAATGGCAGCCATTGCTGGCGCTTTCGTTGAATGTCACCGCAGAAGACCTTGCCGATGACCAGTTCGCCGCTGATTTCCGGGCTATTCTGGTCCAAACGGGATATCCGGCGGCGCAACTGACACTGGAGGTAACCGAACATGCATTGGTCGCCGATTTTGCCCGATCGGCTGAAGCGCTGGGCGAACTGGCTGCGCTGGGCGTGCGGATTGCGCTGGATGATTTCGGCACCGGTTATGCCAACTTCCACACCCTGAAGGCGCTGCCGCTGGACACGTTGAAGCTGGACGCATCGATGGTGCGCGATGTGGACCATGACCCGCGCGACCGGGCGATTTTAAAGGCGATTGTCGCCATGGGGCGAGCGCTGGGGCTGAAACTGGTGGCCGAAGGAATCGAACGGGAAGCGCAACTGGCGGTGCTGACCGACGAAGGCTGCGACACGTTTCAGGGTTTTCTGAGGTCAGGCCCTGTCTCGGCTGAGGCGATCATCGCGCTGGTGCGTTAAGCGGCCTTCTTTGCACGCCGAGCGATGGCTGAAAGGCCTTTCGTCATCTGAACAAGGCCGTTCAGGCGGCCTTCGGGCGTGCTCCAGGCGCGCTGGATGACCAGCTTGTTGTCGGGGCGCAACTTGGCCACGCCACCCAAGCGTTCGACATAGCCGATCAGCCCAAGCGGATCGGGGAAGCTGTCCTTGTGGAAGCTGACCAGCGCGCCCTTTGCGCCAACGTCGATCTTGGCGATGTTGGCGGCAATGGCCTGCCGCTTGATCTCGATCAGGCGCAGCAGGTTCTGCGTGGGCGCGGGCAGGGGGCCAAAGCGGTCGATCATTTCTGCCGCCAGCGCTTCTACCGCATCAGCGCCATCAGCATCGTTCATGCGGCGATAGAGTGCCATGCGCACGGCAAGATCGGGCACATAGTTTTCAGGGATCATGATCGGCGCATCGACAGTGATCTGCGGGCTGAGTGCTTCACGTTCGCGCGCAAGGCCAATGTCGCCTGCTTTGGCCGCAAGGATCGCGTCTTCGAGCATGGATTGGTAGAGTTCGAAGCCGACTTCCTTGATGTGACCGGACTGTTCATCGCCCAAAAGGTTGCCTGCGCCGCGAAGATCAAGATCATGGCTGGCAAGCTGGAAGCCTGCACCAAGGCTATCAAGATCGCCCAGCACCTTGAGCCGCTTTTCTGCGACTTCAGACAGGGCGGTGTTTTCGGCATGGGTGAGATAGGCGTAGGCGCGAATCTTGCCCCGGCCCACACGGCCGCGAAGCTGGTAAAGCTGGGCAAGGCCGAACCGGTCTGCGCGGTGAATGACGATGGTGTTGGCGCTGGGAATGTCGATGCCGCTTTCGACGATGGTGGTGGACAGCAGCACTTCGTATTTCTTTTCGTAGAACGCACCCATGCGGTCTTCGACTTCTGTTGGACTCATCTGGCCGTGCGCAGTCACGAAACGGACTTCGGGCACGTTCAGGCGCAGCCATTCTTCCAGATCGGGCATGTCGGCAATGCGCGGCACCACGATGAAGCTTTGCCCGCCGCGCTGGTGTTCACGCAGCAGTGCCTCGCGCATCACCATGTCATCCCACGGCATGACATAAGTGCGCGTGGCAAGGCGATCGACCGGGGGCGTCTGGATGGTGGACAGTTCGCGCAGGCCAGACATGGCCATCTGCAACGTGCGCGGAATGGGCGTGGCGGTAAGTGTGAGGACGTGAACGTCGGCCTTCAGTTCCTTCAACCGTTCCTTGTGGGTGACGCCAAAGCGCTGTTCCTCGTCAACGATGACAAGGCCGAGGTTCTTGAAATCGATGGATTTTGCCAGCAGGGCGTGGGTGCCGATGACAATATCGATCTGGCCACTGGCAAGGCCGAGCTTGGTTTCGGCCATTTCCTTGGCAGGGACAAGGCGGAACAGGCGGCCGATTTCGAGCGGGAAGCCTTTGAAGCGCTCGACGAAGTTGGAAAAGTGCTGGCGCGCCAGCAGCGTGGTGGGAGCAATGACAGCAACCTGCACACCCTGCATAGCGGCCACGAACGCGGCGCGCAGGGCAACTTCGGTCTTGCCAAAGCCAACATCGCCGCAGACGAGGCGGTCCATCGGTTTGCCTTCCGACATATCGGTCAGCACATCGTCGATGGCGCGTTCCTGATCTTCGGTTTCGTCCCATGGGAAGCGATCCACGAAGGGGCCGTAGCTGGTGGGATCGACCGGCAGGATCGTGCCCTGTCGCAAGGCGCGCTGGGCTGCGGTGGCCATGAGATGCCCCGCCATTTCCAGAATGCGTTCGCGCATCCGAGCCTTCCGGCGCTGCCAAGCTTCGCCGCCCAGCTTGTCCAGCCCGACGCCTTCAGCATCAGAGCCATAGCGCGAGAGGACATCAAGGTTCTCGACCGGGATATAAAGCTTGTCGCCGCCCGAATATTCAAGCTGAACGCAGTCGTGCGGGCTGTCGCCTACGGCGATGGCTTCAAGCCCGACATAGCGGCCGATGCCGTGGTCCATGTGGACGACAAGATCGCCCGGCGTAAGCGCCGACAGTTCGGCCAGAAAGGCGTCAGCGTTCTTGCGCTTCTTTTTCCGGCGGACCAGCCGGTCGCCCAGAATGTCCTGTTCGGTCAGTAGTTCCAGATCGTCGCTGGCAAAGCCCTGTTCCAGCGGCAGCACGATGGCCACGGGTTTGCCGCTGGCAGCAAGCCCCAGCGCTTCCTGCCAGCTTTCCGCCATGAGCGGGGCGGTTTTGCCCATTGGCGCGCCCGCTTCGGCGAGAAGCGACGCAAGGCGTGAACGTGAGCCGGTGCTGTAGGCCGCTATGATTGGTTTTTTGCCACGCGTGCCAAGAGCAGCGATGTATTTTGCTGCCGCTTCATAGATGTTAGCGCCGCCGCTGCCCGCAGCCGCGCGTTCAGGCGTGAAATCATGGGCAGAGGCAAAGCCGAAATCGATGACCTGTTTTGATTCTGGTTCGGCAAAGATAGTGCTGCGATGGATCGGCCAGCCTGCCAGCGCACGGTCGAATTCATCCGCCGCCAGATAAAGCGCGTTTTCCGCCAGCGGCCGATAGCTGCCCGGTGCTTTCGAGGAACTGTCGACGCGGGACTGGTGGTAATCGGCAATATCGGCAAAGCGCTGCTCGGCCGCCTTGATTGCAGTCGTATCGACCATGACCAGATCGGCATCGGTCAGATGATCGAACAGCGTGACAAGGCGGTCTTCAAGCAGCGGCAGCCAATGTTCCATGCCGGCCAGACGACGACCATCGCTGATCGCCTGATACAGCGGATCGCCAGTGGCATTGGCGCCGAACATTTCGCGGTAGCGGCTGCGGAAGCGCTTGATGCTGTCATCGTCTAGCAGGGCTTCACTGGCAGGCAGCAGCAGATGCGTGTCGACCGGTTGCACCGAACGCTGCGTGTTCGGATCAAACAAGCGCAGGGTCTCGAGTTCATCGCCAAAGAAATCGAGCCGCAGCCCGTGATCCAGTCCCGAAGGGAAGATATCAAACACCGAGCCGCGCACTGCATATTCACCGGCATCAACTACCGTATCGGTGCGCGAATAACCCTGCCGTTGTAGTAGTGCGATGAGGCTTTCGCGCCCGATTTCCGCGCCGGGAGTGAGCAGGCGGATGGATTCGCGGATGCGGAACGGGGTGAGCGTGCGCTGCAAGGCAGCGTTGATGGTGGTGACCAGCAGTTGCGGACCGGTGCGCTTTTGCTGAAGCTTTTGCAAAGCCGCCAGACGGCGTGCGCTGACCGAAAGTGCGGGCGATGCGCGGTCAAACGGCAGGCAGTCCCACGACGGGAAATCTATAACGTCTAGATCGGGCGCGAAGAACGCTGCGCTATCGGCAATGGCGCGCATGGCGGCTTCATCGGGGGCGATGAACACGGCGCGGCCCTTTGTCGCGCGTGCCAGATCGGCCAGAACCAACGGCTGTGCGCCGCGGGCAATGGACGAAAGCGTCAGCGGCGCTGTTGCTGAAAGGATGCGGTCGAGATCAGACATGGTGCTGTGTTTAACGCAAGGGCGCCGGATTAGCGCGGAATCTCGACGTAATCGAGCTTGCGCATCGCGTCCATCAGCGGCCCTTCGTACTTTTCGGGCACGGGCTGCGTTCCCAGCGCCCATGCCATGATCTCTACGTCGTCTTCTTCGATCAGGTCTTCGAACCAGCGCACGTCAGCTGCGCTCCAGTCAGCGTGGAAGCGGTCAAAAAAGCAGCCGATCATGTAGTCCGCTTCGCGCGTGCCGCGATGCCAGGCGCGAAAATGCAGGCGACGCAGGGCTTCCGGAGCTATCTGGGCGGTATCGGTCATGGCAAAGCCGTTAGGCCGATATGGCGCATGAGACAAGGCTGTGC harbors:
- a CDS encoding tyrosine-type recombinase/integrase, with translation MALTDKACKNAKSGERELRLSDGGNLYLHVLSGGTKSWRFRYRFAGKQKQFVLGSLVDARNARNEALSLVERDLDPLVDRHQKKVALRQEELDSFERVAREWHGEATSNRAPHYARQILERMERHVFKEFGSILIKKVTAPEGALPNTDERRSARGDGDIRPASARYARARRCGRPTLHHMTSALG
- a CDS encoding NAD kinase, whose product is MPDFAPEFARLALLASPTDRAQEACDALAKTREWVALEDADAAVVIGGDGFMLQTLHTMIDIDHIIPAFGLNLGTVGFLMNKYRSGRSIEERMARATQIAVSPLRMIATTNAGDVQSFCAINEVSILRETRQTAKLEVSVNGKVRMPELACDGVLVATPAGSTAYNLSANGPILPLSSNMLALTPISPFRPRRWRGAILPESYEIVFRALESVKRPVLVVADQKEVRDVREVRVKAWPEHRLTLMFDRGQSLEDRIFAEQFMV
- a CDS encoding bifunctional diguanylate cyclase/phosphodiesterase; this translates as MGSIDINTSSSGNGSTHKRDRLTGLPGAQEARDWLDYAGGAGFVHAMLVGLHRFRSVNLAYGKTGGDLALAEIARRIADFAREELGRDVLVARIGGGEFLVASSGTLSRERWQWLAEALVRTVGRAMPMYGDVLHLVPRVAMLRGQPGEGGADLLDRLDQALDALQQQAGRRIIWADGSHRARGRSAARLEADLIGAMTRDEIGLVFQPQYHVANGQLAGVEALARWDHPQLGRIGADTLFAIAERGDHVAQLSRHIARRALGCAAQWQPLLALSLNVTAEDLADDQFAADFRAILVQTGYPAAQLTLEVTEHALVADFARSAEALGELAALGVRIALDDFGTGYANFHTLKALPLDTLKLDASMVRDVDHDPRDRAILKAIVAMGRALGLKLVAEGIEREAQLAVLTDEGCDTFQGFLRSGPVSAEAIIALVR
- the mfd gene encoding transcription-repair coupling factor gives rise to the protein MSDLDRILSATAPLTLSSIARGAQPLVLADLARATKGRAVFIAPDEAAMRAIADSAAFFAPDLDVIDFPSWDCLPFDRASPALSVSARRLAALQKLQQKRTGPQLLVTTINAALQRTLTPFRIRESIRLLTPGAEIGRESLIALLQRQGYSRTDTVVDAGEYAVRGSVFDIFPSGLDHGLRLDFFGDELETLRLFDPNTQRSVQPVDTHLLLPASEALLDDDSIKRFRSRYREMFGANATGDPLYQAISDGRRLAGMEHWLPLLEDRLVTLFDHLTDADLVMVDTTAIKAAEQRFADIADYHQSRVDSSSKAPGSYRPLAENALYLAADEFDRALAGWPIHRSTIFAEPESKQVIDFGFASAHDFTPERAAAGSGGANIYEAAAKYIAALGTRGKKPIIAAYSTGSRSRLASLLAEAGAPMGKTAPLMAESWQEALGLAASGKPVAIVLPLEQGFASDDLELLTEQDILGDRLVRRKKKRKNADAFLAELSALTPGDLVVHMDHGIGRYVGLEAIAVGDSPHDCVQLEYSGGDKLYIPVENLDVLSRYGSDAEGVGLDKLGGEAWQRRKARMRERILEMAGHLMATAAQRALRQGTILPVDPTSYGPFVDRFPWDETEDQERAIDDVLTDMSEGKPMDRLVCGDVGFGKTEVALRAAFVAAMQGVQVAVIAPTTLLARQHFSNFVERFKGFPLEIGRLFRLVPAKEMAETKLGLASGQIDIVIGTHALLAKSIDFKNLGLVIVDEEQRFGVTHKERLKELKADVHVLTLTATPIPRTLQMAMSGLRELSTIQTPPVDRLATRTYVMPWDDMVMREALLREHQRGGQSFIVVPRIADMPDLEEWLRLNVPEVRFVTAHGQMSPTEVEDRMGAFYEKKYEVLLSTTIVESGIDIPSANTIVIHRADRFGLAQLYQLRGRVGRGKIRAYAYLTHAENTALSEVAEKRLKVLGDLDSLGAGFQLASHDLDLRGAGNLLGDEQSGHIKEVGFELYQSMLEDAILAAKAGDIGLAREREALSPQITVDAPIMIPENYVPDLAVRMALYRRMNDADGADAVEALAAEMIDRFGPLPAPTQNLLRLIEIKRQAIAANIAKIDVGAKGALVSFHKDSFPDPLGLIGYVERLGGVAKLRPDNKLVIQRAWSTPEGRLNGLVQMTKGLSAIARRAKKAA
- a CDS encoding FAD assembly factor SdhE, encoding MTDTAQIAPEALRRLHFRAWHRGTREADYMIGCFFDRFHADWSAADVRWFEDLIEEDDVEIMAWALGTQPVPEKYEGPLMDAMRKLDYVEIPR